The following coding sequences are from one Molothrus aeneus isolate 106 chromosome Z, BPBGC_Maene_1.0, whole genome shotgun sequence window:
- the LYRM7 gene encoding complex III assembly factor LYRM7, with product MGSRGQVLKLFKLLHRTRQEVFKNDIKALEAARQKINEEFRNNRDETSEEKINELLKIASDVEVILRTSVIQAVHTDSDKIVLIPRKDLLQDNTPYLDKPTKKQES from the exons ATGGGGAGCCGGGGGCAG GTTTTGAAGCTTTTTAAGTTGTTACACAGAACACGGcaagaagtttttaaaaatgataTCAAAGCCCTCGAAG CTGCAAGACAAAAGATAAATGAAGAATTCAGAAATAACCGAGATGAGACATCTGAAGAGAAGATTAATGAG CTTCTTAAAATTGCTTCAGATGTTGAAGTGATTCTCAGAACTTCTGTTATTCAGGCGGTTCACACAGATTCTGACAAAATAG taCTCATACCCAGGAAAGATCTGCTACAGGACAACACTCCCTACTTAGataaaccaacaaaaaagcAAGAATCCTGA